In Drosophila bipectinata strain 14024-0381.07 chromosome 2R, DbipHiC1v2, whole genome shotgun sequence, one genomic interval encodes:
- the LOC108121406 gene encoding uncharacterized protein isoform X2, with protein MLPQAVHTTHHTHTPTLDASGMQLSQNLVLLGILCGMMPMDVAGKSVPVAKQQLSGGSQAEPATDTGVVQLRHIKRQANSVPVMPMDLQTKHAPCDMDSRGATSYVFAFPNHCIWSYNNRYLSEGHYRVYKIYQLEAFFFGQYHERMKRYETDPHTYDYSLT; from the exons ATGTTACCCCAAGCTGTGCAcaccacacaccacacacacacacccacactcgACGCATCCGGGATGCAGCTCAGCCAAAATTTGGTTCTCTTGGGGATTCTATGTGGCATG ATGCCGATGGATGTGGCGGGGAAATCGGTGCCAGTGGCGAAGCAGCAGCTCTCAGGTGGCTCCCAAGCGGAGCCGGCAACTGACACCGGTGTCGTCCAGCTGAGACACATCAAGCGGCAGGCCAACAGTGTCCCTGTTATGCCGATGGACCTGCAAACGAAGCATGCACCGTGCGACATGGACTCCAGGGGCGCCACAAGCTACGTCTTCGCCTTTCCCAACCACTGCATCTGGTCGTACAACAATCGATACCTCAGCGAGGGTCATTACCGCGTCTACAAGATCTACCAGTTGGAGGCGTTCTTCTTTGGCCAGTATCACGAACGCATGAAGCGGTACGAGACCGACCCACACACCTACGACTACAGCCTAACGTAG
- the LOC108121406 gene encoding uncharacterized protein isoform X1: protein MLPQAVHTTHHTHTPTLDASGMQLSQNLVLLGILCGMVMPMDVAGKSVPVAKQQLSGGSQAEPATDTGVVQLRHIKRQANSVPVMPMDLQTKHAPCDMDSRGATSYVFAFPNHCIWSYNNRYLSEGHYRVYKIYQLEAFFFGQYHERMKRYETDPHTYDYSLT from the exons ATGTTACCCCAAGCTGTGCAcaccacacaccacacacacacacccacactcgACGCATCCGGGATGCAGCTCAGCCAAAATTTGGTTCTCTTGGGGATTCTATGTGGCATGGTG ATGCCGATGGATGTGGCGGGGAAATCGGTGCCAGTGGCGAAGCAGCAGCTCTCAGGTGGCTCCCAAGCGGAGCCGGCAACTGACACCGGTGTCGTCCAGCTGAGACACATCAAGCGGCAGGCCAACAGTGTCCCTGTTATGCCGATGGACCTGCAAACGAAGCATGCACCGTGCGACATGGACTCCAGGGGCGCCACAAGCTACGTCTTCGCCTTTCCCAACCACTGCATCTGGTCGTACAACAATCGATACCTCAGCGAGGGTCATTACCGCGTCTACAAGATCTACCAGTTGGAGGCGTTCTTCTTTGGCCAGTATCACGAACGCATGAAGCGGTACGAGACCGACCCACACACCTACGACTACAGCCTAACGTAG
- the blw gene encoding ATP synthase subunit alpha, mitochondrial produces the protein MSIISARLASSVARNLPKAATQAACKAAYPAASLAARKFHVAGTQRSAEISNILEERILGVAPKADLEETGRVLSIGDGIARVYGLNNIQADEMVEFSSGLKGMALNLEPDNVGVVVFGNDKLIKQGDIVKRTGAIVDVPVGDELLGRVVDALGNAIDGKGAINTKDRFRVGIKAPGIIPRVSVREPMQTGIKAVDSLVPIGRGQRELIIGDRQTGKTALAIDTIINQKRFNEGQDESKKLYCIYVAIGQKRSTVAQIVKRLTDSGAMDYSVIVSATASDAAPLQYLAPYSGCAMGEYFRDKGKHALIIYDDLSKQAVAYRQMSLLLRRPPGREAYPGDVFYLHSRLLERAAKMSPAMGGGSLTALPVIETQAGDVSAYIPTNVISITDGQIFLETELFYKGIRPAINVGLSVSRVGSAAQTKAMKQVAGSMKLELAQYREVAAFAQFGSDLDAATQQLLNRGVRLTELLKQGQYVPMSIEDQVAVIYCGVRGHLDKMDPAKITKFEKEFLQHIKTSEQALLDTIAKDGQISEASDAKLKDVVGKFLSTFQG, from the exons ATGTCGATTATTTCTGCCCGTCTGGCGTCGTCGGTCGCCCGCAACCTGCCCAAGGCAGCCACACAG gCCGCCTGCAAGGCTGCTTACCCCGCCGCCAGCCTCGCTGCCCGCAAGTTCCATGTGGCCGGTACACAGCGCAGCGCTGAGATCTCCAACATCCTGGAGGAGCGCATCCTGGGTGTCGCCCCCAAGGCCGATCTGGAGGAGACTGGTCGTGTGCTGAGCATTGGTGACGGTATCGCTCGTGTGTACGGTCTCAACAACATCCAGGCCGATGAGATGGTGGAATTCTCCTCCGGCCTGAAGGGCATGGCCCTCAACTTGGAGCCCGACAACGTCGGTGTGGTGGTCTTCGGTAACGATAAGCTCATCAAGCAGGGCGATATCGTCAAGCGTACCGGCGCCATTGTCGATGTTCCAGTCGGTGATGAGCTGCTCGGCCGCGTCGTCGACGCTCTGGGTAACGCCATCGACGGTAAGGGTGCCATCAACACCAAGGACCGTTTCCGTGTCGGAATCAAGGCCCCCGGCATCATCCCCCGTGTCTCTGTGCGCGAGCCCATGCAGACTGGTATCAAGGCCGTCGATTCCCTGGTGCCCATCGGTCGTGGTCAGCGTGAGTTGATCATTGGTGATCGTCAGACTGG taagACCGCTCTGGCTATCGATACCATCATCAACCAGAAGCGTTTCAACGAGGGCCAGGATGAGTCGAAGAAGCTGTACTGCATCTACGTCGCTATCGGCCAGAAGCGTTCCACCGTCGCCCAGATCGTGAAGCGTCTGACTGACTCTGGTGCCATGGACTACTCCGTCATTGTGTCTGCTACCGCCTCCGATGCCGCCCCTCTGCAGTATCTGGCTCCCTACTCTGGATGCGCCATGGGCGAGTACTTCCGTGACAAGGGCAAGCACGCCCTGATCATCTACGACGATTTGTCCAAGCAGGCTGTGGCCTACCGTCAGATGTCCCTGCTGCTGCGTCGTCCCCCAGGTCGTGAGGCCTACCCCGGTGATGTGTTCTACCTTCACTCCCGTCTGCTGGAGCGTGCCGCCAAGATGTCCCCCGCCATGGGCGGTGGCTCTCTGACTGCTCTGCCCGTGATCGAGACCCAGGCCGGCGATGTGTCTGCCTACATTCCAACCAACGTGATCTCGATCACTGACGGCCAGATCTTCTTGGAGACTGAGTTGTTCTACAAGGGTATCCGCCCTGCCATTAACGTCGGTCTGTCCGTGTCCCGTGTGGGTTCCGCTGCCCAGACCAAGGCCATGAAGCAGGTGGCCGGTTCCATGAAGCTGGAGCTCGCCCAGTACCGTGAGGTCGCTGCCTTCGCCCAGTTCGGTTCCGATCTGGATGCTGCCACCCAGCAGCTGCTGAACCGTGGTGTGCGTCTGACTGAGCTGCTCAAGCAGGGCCAGTACGTGCCCATGTCCATTGAGGATCAG GTTGCTGTCATCTACTGCGGTGTGCGCGGACATCTGGACAAGATGGATCCCGCCAAGATCACCAAGTTCGAGAAGGAGTTCTTGCAGCACATCAAGACCTCCGAGCAGGCTCTGCTCGACACCATTGCCAAGGACGGTCAGATCTCCGAGGCTTCCGATGCCAAGCTGAAGGATGTTGTCGGCAAATTCCTGTCCACCTTCCAGGGTTAA